GGAAGGTGCGGTCAGTTATTAATGCAGAACCCACACAGCGGCGGAGCAAGGATGGATACGTGAGCGCTACTGGCATGTTTAAGATCGCGTTCCCGTGGGCAAAGGTCGAGGAGGAACGATCCGAACGTGAATACCTCAAGGCACGGGAGGAGACTAGTGAGGACGAGATTGCGGGTAATGTGTGGATTTCACCGGTTTTCGGTAAGGACAACTTGGCTCTCACCAGACTAAACAGTGCATGTATTCTGACGCTTCTATCCAGCCTTGGAGTTAGCCAAGGAGTATCAGATGTTCGATTGGGTTCGCGCATTGTTGGATCCTACCGATATCGTCCAGAGTCCATCTAGTGCCAAGAAGCAAATCACTCCTCCGCCCAAATTCGACATGCCACCGATCGAAGCTCCCATTCAACTTTCCGCTGCCGCAACACGACTCAGACGTGGACGGTCCGCATCGCCGAGCAAGAGAGCTGCTTCGCCACGCAAGCCTAGAACCACGCGGGCCACCAAGGAGGCTAACGTCGCTGCAACGAATGCCGCAAACGCTAGTCTTCAGTCGTCGCTGGAGGCTGATGCCGGGTCGGCCAATGGAACCGTGGAGCAAAGCGTGGAAGttgacgaggaggaaaccaAGTCAGAAGTGGTAGAGAAGCCACGGACAACAACCAGGTCAAAGAAGGCCGCCGCCCCcgttgagaaagaagaagagggagaagaagaaaagaaggtcAAGGTTGATGTCGAAGAATCCGTGGACAAGGGGAAGGACGCTCAGACGAAGCAGACCACCTTCTCGGTTGAGATGCCCGTCAAATTTCTCCCAGACGCACCCTCTGCAGAGGACACGGAACAGATGATTGCCAAGGCAAGAGAGATGGTGCAAGAAGCAGTTGACAGCAAAGCCACAGAGGAAGTGCCTGCAGAGTCATCATCAAGGGGCGCTCAGAAGCGCAAGACAGATGACCTGAGTAAAGACtcggaggacgaggagaccAAGGCCGCTTCGACTCAGCGTGTCAAGCGGGCAAAGGTGTTGGAAGAGAAGCTCAAGCGGGAACGAGTGAGGAACCGTGCTTTGGTTGGAGTTACGGCTGCTTTTGCCCTTGCGTAAGTACTCTTGACATTCTTTGTTGCAACACGTCTAACCTAGCATACAGGGCCTCGATTCCTTACTTTTTCTAGATGTGCTCTTCAGAGTATGCTTTTAATTCGGTTTCGCGGTCTTCCTGAGCATACCTCGGAACGACGTCCAGTGCTTGATTGCCTTCCCTGTTCTCAGTCCGACATCCCCATTCTCGTTATTTAAAATTCTTCACCCGGGCACCACTAACCCCGTTGGTTTTCGATGTATTGTATTGGCACCTTACACCTCTTTCTAATGTTCACTCCGTTACTACAGTATGGCAGATATGGCAATTGGCGGGATCCTGGAGATCGGAAGCGAAGCGTCTGTTTCTACGTTCCTTTGTTCAttggcttttcttttcccttttcttttccttttttcttctctttttttccttttcttgttCTTATTTCTGGATACCTGGTATTTGATTTATAGCCTGTCTCTTCCCCGAAGTGGACAGGTCGGTTGGAGCTGTGGGCAGGTGTTTGATAATGCGTTAAGTAGGTTCAATCGATTATGATCTATAAATATCAACTGTCTAAGCTCGGATTCTAAATGATCCTGTAAGATATGAAGCAATAATAAATAGTACTAGTAAGAAACATGAAATTGTTCATACAAGTCATACTGTTCTCTGGGCTCATCACAAATTACCCGGTTCGGAATCGCTGCAAACAAAGCAAAACAGCTTCTCCGCTAGCTATCACCTTCacttttcctcctcaacgTACGCATTTCAATTCAACAAATAAGCGCATATTCGAAACCTCTAAAAGGGACACCATGTCTCTCCCAGGCCTTGACCTCGCGCAATCCTCCGTAGAGACGGAGTTCACCCCCGCACCACCAACCCAAGTTAGTCTGACCAGAGGATCAGAATGGAGATTTGAAGTCGCCCATGGAACGACAGTGAGAGTCAAGGTACACCTCGTCTATACTTATAGTTCACATTCAATGAATACATAGATACTGACAGGTTTGTGCAGCTCTTAGCCGGCACCGCAGAACTCTTCGGCACCGAACTCGCCGCCTCCCAGACCTACACCTTTTCCGGGACAAAAGCCGCAATTTACACCTGGCACGGCTGCACTTTGGAAATCAGCGCCGGAGACACGATAGATGGTGCCAATGGTGGAGCTA
This region of Aspergillus chevalieri M1 DNA, chromosome 4, nearly complete sequence genomic DNA includes:
- a CDS encoding uncharacterized protein (COG:S;~EggNog:ENOG410PJ33;~InterPro:IPR003163,IPR036887,IPR018004,IPR037548;~TransMembrane:1 (i415-432o);~go_component: GO:1990862 - nuclear membrane complex Bqt3-Bqt4 [Evidence IEA];~go_function: GO:0003677 - DNA binding [Evidence IEA];~go_process: GO:0070197 - meiotic attachment of telomere to nuclear envelope [Evidence IEA]) — protein: MARSLPKKNNPLISGDGAPAYDDLLARRRLGKTHLAVKATQIGTSNATRPENLGPFEYAHLRAPLPKDLKGSEIFPSHTPQQHPETYFLMRRSKDGYVSATGMFKIAFPWAKVEEERSEREYLKAREETSEDEIAGNVWISPVFALELAKEYQMFDWVRALLDPTDIVQSPSSAKKQITPPPKFDMPPIEAPIQLSAAATRLRRGRSASPSKRAASPRKPRTTRATKEANVAATNAANASLQSSLEADAGSANGTVEQSVEVDEEETKSEVVEKPRTTTRSKKAAAPVEKEEEGEEEKKVKVDVEESVDKGKDAQTKQTTFSVEMPVKFLPDAPSAEDTEQMIAKAREMVQEAVDSKATEEVPAESSSRGAQKRKTDDLSKDSEDEETKAASTQRVKRAKVLEEKLKRERVRNRALVGVTAAFALAASIPYFF